From a single Gimesia fumaroli genomic region:
- a CDS encoding DUF1549 domain-containing protein, with protein MKNWKTHLKRNHLLNRMLVVVAFAACSFLLNVGQAAEPAFQISPEKTTLTGLLDYFQVQVPVLQDGKIVGDLTHEVRYTSLSPKILEVNSEGLVRPLGFGDGKIQVEHAGKQREISVTVKPTPNGKNASFIKDVVPVLNKGGCSLGGCHASQFGKGGFKLSLFGYAPEQDYPEIARDDRQRRISILQPEKSLILQKASMAVAHGGGRRFAKDSYEYRIMQTWISEAVTEIDSKEPTVVGMELTPMSRRYKKGDIQQLRVIAEYSDGSKQDVTARAQYDSLIENIATVTPRGKVEIQGPGQTAIMVRYMGQAKISTVVSPYKSKVNLAEFKPNNFIDEHIKRRFEELGVEPSSLCSDEVFIRRVFLDTIGTLPTPEKVKDFLASKAPDKRRQLVDELLGLTGDPARDVYVESWSAYWGMKWGDLLRINRNKVGDGGMWAFSNWIRQSLRENKPVNDFVTEIITAQGSIYENGPANYFKIATKPEDLAEATSQIFLGVRLQCAKCHHHPFEVYSQKDYYSLAAFFTRVGNKASVDFGALGADTVIKVKGSGSIRHPRTRKTMEPTPLMGEPIDVTSYRDFRRPLARWITAPDNRLFSKNMVNRFWSYYMGSGFIEPIDDMRETNPASNPELLEALADHFVESGYNLKELMRVIMNSRAYQLSSEPIPENVAKTRFYTHYNVKRLPAEVMLDAIDDITGAQERFRGVPQGTRAIELPDPNYTSYFLDTLGRPKRVITCECERTSQPNLAQVLQVANGKLINTKLSTKNGRIEELLKAKTPDHDVFTEMYLAAFSRYPTKEELANCDQIVKSSKDKREGYQDVMWAISNSREFLFNH; from the coding sequence ATGAAGAACTGGAAGACTCACTTGAAGAGAAATCACTTGTTGAATCGGATGCTGGTTGTTGTTGCGTTTGCAGCCTGTTCGTTCCTGCTTAACGTCGGTCAGGCAGCTGAGCCCGCGTTTCAGATCTCGCCGGAAAAAACGACGTTGACCGGCCTGTTGGATTATTTCCAGGTTCAAGTGCCCGTGTTGCAGGACGGAAAAATTGTCGGCGATCTGACGCATGAAGTCCGCTATACCAGTTTGTCTCCAAAAATTCTGGAAGTGAATTCCGAAGGTCTGGTGCGTCCACTTGGTTTTGGCGACGGAAAAATTCAGGTGGAACATGCCGGTAAGCAGCGAGAAATTTCTGTAACGGTGAAACCAACTCCAAATGGAAAGAATGCCAGCTTTATCAAAGACGTGGTTCCTGTTTTGAATAAAGGGGGCTGCAGTCTGGGAGGCTGTCATGCGTCTCAGTTCGGAAAAGGGGGCTTCAAGTTATCGCTCTTTGGTTATGCTCCCGAACAGGATTATCCCGAGATTGCCCGCGATGACCGGCAGCGCCGAATTTCCATTTTGCAGCCTGAGAAGAGTCTGATTCTACAGAAAGCGTCGATGGCAGTCGCCCATGGTGGCGGAAGACGATTTGCGAAAGATTCGTATGAGTATCGGATCATGCAGACCTGGATTTCTGAAGCGGTGACAGAAATTGACAGCAAAGAGCCGACGGTGGTTGGTATGGAACTGACTCCCATGTCGCGACGCTACAAAAAAGGAGACATCCAGCAGCTGCGGGTGATTGCCGAGTATAGTGATGGCTCCAAACAGGATGTGACCGCGCGGGCGCAGTATGACAGCCTGATTGAAAACATTGCGACTGTTACGCCGCGGGGGAAAGTCGAAATTCAGGGGCCGGGACAAACCGCGATCATGGTGCGGTATATGGGTCAGGCGAAAATTTCGACCGTGGTTTCACCTTACAAATCAAAAGTCAATCTGGCTGAATTCAAGCCGAATAATTTTATTGATGAGCATATTAAAAGACGATTCGAAGAACTTGGCGTTGAGCCGTCTTCGCTCTGTTCAGACGAAGTCTTTATCCGCCGCGTTTTTCTGGACACGATTGGCACCTTGCCGACACCCGAAAAGGTTAAAGACTTTCTGGCCTCTAAAGCGCCCGATAAACGGCGTCAGTTGGTTGACGAACTATTGGGCCTGACCGGTGATCCGGCGCGTGATGTGTATGTTGAATCGTGGAGTGCTTACTGGGGAATGAAGTGGGGCGATTTGCTGCGAATTAACCGGAACAAAGTTGGTGATGGCGGCATGTGGGCGTTTTCAAACTGGATTCGCCAGTCCCTGCGTGAGAACAAGCCGGTGAATGATTTCGTGACCGAGATCATTACGGCACAAGGTTCGATATATGAGAACGGACCTGCCAACTATTTCAAAATTGCGACCAAGCCGGAAGATCTCGCGGAAGCAACATCGCAGATTTTCCTGGGAGTGCGCCTGCAATGTGCGAAGTGTCACCATCATCCGTTTGAGGTTTACAGCCAGAAAGACTATTACAGTCTGGCTGCGTTCTTCACGCGCGTGGGCAATAAAGCCAGTGTCGATTTCGGTGCATTGGGGGCAGACACGGTGATCAAAGTGAAAGGCAGCGGTTCGATTCGTCATCCGCGGACGCGGAAAACGATGGAGCCAACTCCGTTAATGGGTGAGCCAATCGACGTGACATCTTATCGTGATTTCAGGCGTCCCCTGGCACGCTGGATTACAGCGCCCGACAATCGTCTGTTTTCAAAAAACATGGTGAACCGCTTCTGGTCTTACTATATGGGTTCCGGATTTATTGAGCCCATTGATGACATGCGGGAAACGAACCCGGCTTCGAATCCGGAACTACTGGAAGCGCTCGCCGATCACTTTGTAGAATCGGGGTATAACCTGAAAGAATTGATGCGGGTGATTATGAACTCGCGAGCCTATCAGTTGTCTTCGGAGCCAATACCGGAAAATGTCGCGAAAACCCGTTTCTATACGCACTACAACGTGAAGCGGCTGCCGGCAGAAGTGATGCTGGATGCGATCGACGATATCACGGGTGCCCAGGAACGGTTCCGTGGTGTGCCTCAGGGAACGCGGGCGATTGAACTGCCTGACCCTAACTATACTTCGTATTTCCTGGATACACTGGGACGGCCGAAACGCGTCATTACCTGTGAGTGTGAGCGCACCAGTCAGCCGAATCTGGCACAGGTGCTGCAGGTGGCGAACGGAAAACTGATCAACACGAAGTTATCCACCAAAAACGGGCGGATTGAAGAGTTACTGAAAGCAAAAACGCCCGATCATGACGTCTTTACCGAAATGTATCTGGCGGCTTTCAGCAGGTATCCCACGAAAGAGGAACTGGCAAACTGCGACCAGATCGTCAAGAGTTCGAAAGATAAGCGGGAAGGCTACCAGGATGTGATGTGGGCGATCAGCAACAGCCGCGAGTTCCTGTTTAATCACTAA
- a CDS encoding DUF1501 domain-containing protein has protein sequence MLKLFPQKVSNCETGSRRQFLLEVGALSAFGITLDSMMRGQAHASNSESGALADPSNDTNCILIWTRGGTSHHDTFDPKPNASADVRGDFSAISTALPGYQFSDQLPLFAKHANEFTIMRNLNPQNGSHSTADAFMLSGHKFNPSVTYPCYGAVIAKTKGFKTNIPPHIQIGTNVDRRFNGGLGGYLGLQYNPFEIPGDPNAKNFTVRDISPPSGISIDRMKRRQQALQAIDTLQRQADQNQNAFEASDAHYKNAFSMITSADTQKAFDLSEESNKTRDDYGRHYLGQSCLLARRLIESGSRFVTVSSGGWDTHTNNFKSLKKSLPPFDRALTSLVLDLKQRGMLDNTLVVWLTDFGRTPVINSAAGRDHWATASTMMMIGAGTPAGQIVGATDDIGSRPVGKEYYPADVAASIYTKLGVNLDHYFISPEDGRPLIVNEGQPIPELMG, from the coding sequence ATGCTGAAGCTGTTCCCACAAAAAGTTTCCAATTGTGAGACCGGTAGCCGACGCCAATTTCTTTTAGAAGTTGGTGCACTCAGCGCATTTGGAATCACCCTCGATTCGATGATGCGAGGTCAGGCTCATGCTTCCAACAGCGAGTCTGGTGCGCTGGCAGATCCATCCAACGATACGAACTGCATTCTGATCTGGACACGTGGTGGAACGAGCCATCACGACACCTTCGATCCCAAACCAAATGCTTCGGCTGATGTACGTGGCGATTTTTCAGCCATCAGTACCGCGCTGCCCGGTTATCAGTTTTCTGACCAACTGCCGCTGTTTGCAAAACATGCCAACGAGTTTACCATCATGCGGAACCTGAACCCGCAAAACGGTTCACACTCCACCGCTGATGCATTCATGCTCTCGGGTCACAAATTCAATCCGTCGGTCACTTACCCATGCTATGGTGCTGTGATCGCGAAGACCAAAGGTTTCAAAACCAACATTCCGCCGCACATTCAAATCGGTACCAACGTAGACCGACGCTTTAATGGCGGGCTGGGCGGTTACCTGGGACTGCAATACAACCCATTCGAAATTCCCGGCGATCCAAATGCGAAAAACTTCACCGTGCGTGATATCTCTCCACCATCGGGGATTTCTATCGATCGCATGAAACGACGCCAACAGGCACTTCAGGCCATCGATACACTGCAACGACAGGCCGACCAAAATCAAAATGCCTTTGAAGCATCCGATGCCCATTATAAAAACGCCTTCAGCATGATCACTTCGGCTGATACTCAAAAGGCCTTCGATCTGTCCGAAGAATCCAACAAAACCCGCGACGATTACGGACGTCACTACCTGGGACAAAGCTGTCTGCTGGCCCGCCGGCTGATTGAATCCGGCTCACGCTTTGTCACTGTCAGCAGTGGTGGCTGGGATACCCACACCAATAACTTCAAATCATTGAAAAAATCATTGCCCCCCTTCGACAGGGCTCTGACTTCACTGGTCCTCGATTTGAAACAGCGAGGCATGCTGGATAACACACTGGTCGTCTGGCTGACCGACTTCGGCCGGACTCCTGTCATCAACTCGGCTGCCGGTCGCGACCACTGGGCTACCGCTTCTACCATGATGATGATCGGTGCTGGTACTCCTGCAGGACAGATTGTCGGCGCCACCGATGACATCGGTTCACGTCCGGTTGGAAAAGAGTATTACCCTGCCGATGTAGCGGCTTCCATTTATACCAAACTGGGAGTGAACCTGGACCATTACTTCATCTCTCCCGAAGATGGACGTCCTCTGATTGTCAATGAAGGACAACCCATTCCGGAACTGATGGGTTAG
- a CDS encoding DUF1570 domain-containing protein: protein MKTKSVLSCIWRALTVSLLCLCFPQVSCLTYAQDSTKLDSTAKPEQQLYEFTFIDAQQQTQTIQATQVLEAQDGGVVMLTRDGRLLTATPEQLKHKKQLGQPFTPLTHEELEQQLKSEFGPDFTITHTKHFTICSQAGKRYSKWCSYLFERLYNVLHNYWNSKEQPLHDPEVPLIAVIFKDRANFEQYASQILGAGTSATHGFYSIQSNRMVLYDLTAAPNERPAFTDADILRKLRKSPFNMATIIHECTHQIAFNIGLHTRFADNPLWLTEGMATYFETPDLRSKTGWRTVGKPNPWRLTQFQNYARSRRPADSLQTLIASDERFQNAETVLDTYAEAWAFSYFLIKTKRRLYEEYLHRIAARKPLIWSTPEERLKEFRSVFGADLRRLDQQFLKYMRQISR from the coding sequence TTGAAAACAAAGTCAGTACTGTCCTGCATTTGGCGTGCGCTGACTGTTTCTCTCCTCTGCCTTTGTTTCCCACAAGTAAGTTGCCTGACATACGCGCAAGATTCCACAAAATTAGACTCAACCGCAAAACCAGAACAGCAGCTCTACGAATTCACTTTCATCGACGCACAACAACAGACGCAGACGATTCAGGCCACTCAAGTGCTTGAAGCCCAGGATGGGGGCGTGGTGATGCTGACCCGCGACGGTCGCTTACTGACGGCGACACCGGAACAGCTCAAACACAAAAAACAGCTCGGTCAACCGTTTACCCCGCTCACGCATGAGGAACTCGAACAGCAACTGAAGTCGGAATTCGGCCCTGATTTCACAATCACGCATACCAAGCATTTCACCATCTGCAGCCAGGCCGGGAAACGTTATTCGAAATGGTGCAGTTATCTGTTCGAACGCTTATATAACGTGCTCCACAATTACTGGAACAGCAAAGAACAACCGCTGCACGATCCCGAAGTCCCTCTCATCGCCGTCATCTTTAAAGACCGCGCCAACTTCGAACAATACGCCAGCCAGATTCTCGGTGCAGGTACATCCGCCACGCACGGCTTCTATTCGATTCAGTCAAACCGAATGGTGCTTTACGATTTAACAGCTGCCCCCAATGAACGCCCCGCCTTTACCGACGCCGACATCTTGAGAAAACTACGGAAGTCGCCGTTCAACATGGCGACCATCATTCATGAATGCACGCATCAGATTGCCTTCAATATCGGCCTGCATACCCGCTTCGCCGATAATCCACTCTGGCTCACCGAAGGCATGGCCACCTATTTTGAAACACCCGATCTGCGCAGTAAAACGGGCTGGCGTACCGTGGGCAAACCGAATCCCTGGCGACTCACTCAGTTCCAAAACTACGCCCGCTCCCGCAGGCCCGCCGATTCTCTGCAAACGCTGATTGCCTCCGATGAACGATTTCAGAATGCAGAAACGGTTCTCGACACCTACGCAGAAGCGTGGGCGTTTTCCTACTTCCTGATCAAAACCAAACGCAGGCTGTACGAAGAGTATCTGCATCGGATCGCCGCCAGAAAACCGCTCATCTGGTCCACTCCTGAAGAACGCCTCAAAGAATTTCGATCGGTGTTCGGCGCTGATCTCCGACGCCTCGATCAGCAATTTCTCAAATACATGCGACAAATCAGCCGCTAA
- a CDS encoding AI-2E family transporter translates to MSTPLQPSDEQAKVITGCLMLLSIIALAFVFYITKAVLIPFIIAIFIVTIFTPLVDLLVLKWKLPHIIAISATLLLVLSIGFLICLTLIYSTQQVIAKAETQYSEKLGIFIQSMFETVKEVESPQQKTDTEAIESAAPEISTPQTQTAPAPDTQPVEAQKPETGWFGKMGINLNVLQDQITDYMKNALRIIAIGTMQTALNFTTTSFFVAIFVIFLLAGRNPEAVVQNVIYREIEQKIRSYISTKLIISLITSVLVGVTLSLFGLELALVFAILTFLLNFIPSIGSIIATLLPIPVAFAQFSDSPWTIAAVILIPGGIQMIIGNAIEPKIMGEGLQLHPVTVLLALSFWTLLWGPIGAILAVPITAAIRIVLMRFESGQTAGNLLAGILPGESTSVA, encoded by the coding sequence ATGTCGACTCCCCTGCAACCTTCCGATGAACAAGCCAAGGTGATCACTGGCTGCTTAATGCTGCTCTCCATCATCGCGCTCGCATTTGTGTTTTATATCACGAAAGCGGTGCTGATACCGTTTATCATTGCCATTTTTATCGTCACCATTTTTACCCCTTTGGTCGACTTACTTGTCTTGAAATGGAAGCTGCCGCACATCATCGCGATTTCTGCCACGCTGTTGCTGGTTCTCTCCATCGGCTTTCTCATTTGCCTGACCTTGATTTATTCGACCCAACAAGTGATCGCTAAAGCGGAAACCCAATACAGCGAAAAGCTGGGAATTTTTATTCAGTCGATGTTCGAAACGGTCAAAGAAGTTGAGAGTCCGCAGCAGAAAACAGACACCGAAGCCATCGAATCCGCCGCGCCGGAAATTAGCACGCCCCAAACTCAAACAGCTCCCGCTCCTGACACACAACCTGTAGAAGCCCAAAAACCGGAAACAGGCTGGTTTGGAAAAATGGGAATTAACCTGAATGTCCTGCAGGACCAGATCACGGACTACATGAAAAACGCACTCCGAATCATCGCCATCGGTACGATGCAGACTGCCTTGAACTTTACCACGACTTCTTTTTTCGTCGCGATCTTTGTGATTTTTCTCCTCGCAGGACGAAATCCCGAGGCGGTCGTCCAGAATGTGATTTACCGGGAAATCGAACAGAAAATCCGCAGCTACATTTCCACCAAACTGATCATCTCGCTGATCACCAGTGTCCTGGTGGGAGTCACGCTCTCGCTGTTCGGCCTGGAACTCGCACTGGTCTTCGCGATCCTGACCTTTCTGCTGAATTTCATTCCTTCGATCGGTTCGATCATCGCCACCCTGCTGCCGATTCCCGTCGCCTTCGCTCAATTCTCGGACAGCCCCTGGACGATCGCCGCCGTCATCCTGATTCCGGGCGGCATTCAGATGATTATCGGAAACGCCATCGAACCCAAAATCATGGGTGAAGGTCTGCAGCTGCATCCGGTGACCGTGCTCTTGGCACTTTCGTTCTGGACGCTGCTCTGGGGACCGATTGGCGCGATCCTGGCTGTTCCCATTACCGCCGCGATCCGGATTGTGCTCATGCGATTTGAATCGGGACAAACCGCCGGGAATTTGCTGGCAGGCATCCTGCCCGGGGAATCGACGTCGGTCGCATAA
- the ltrA gene encoding group II intron reverse transcriptase/maturase — MNRNREQKPTRVPFAAKQVGEASSRWDWVEPCVWTDRMLTALETGVKGGQWFSLIDKVDRDRNLYQAFRRVAANGGAAGVDHVSCERFAERLIPNLRKLSQQLREGNYQPQAIRRQWIPKPGSRELRPLEIPTARDRVVQTALRQVLEPIFERDFAEQSYGFRPGRGCKDALQRVDTLLESGYTYVVDADLKSYFDTIPHDKLMNRVREKISDGQVLTLIEMFLRQQILDDLAEWTPDRGSPQGAVISPLLSNIYLDPLDHLMAGAGIEMVRYADDFVILCRTREDAERALEMVRQWTAEAGLTLHPDKTHIVDMAEGSFDFLGYTFQGRYRFPRKKSLQKFKDSIRQKTRRTNGHSLQCIIAQLNPTLRGWFNYFQHCQPSTYTILDQWVRMRLRSILRKRRKGKGRGRGHDHLRWPNAYFAEQGLFSLKQSHVLASQSSQR, encoded by the coding sequence ATGAACCGAAACAGGGAACAAAAACCGACGCGAGTGCCGTTTGCGGCTAAACAAGTCGGAGAAGCTTCGTCCCGCTGGGACTGGGTAGAACCATGTGTCTGGACAGACCGCATGTTGACGGCCCTCGAAACGGGGGTGAAAGGAGGCCAATGGTTCAGTCTGATCGATAAAGTCGATCGTGATCGAAATTTGTATCAGGCGTTTCGTAGAGTAGCCGCCAACGGCGGTGCAGCTGGTGTGGATCACGTCAGCTGCGAACGCTTCGCCGAGCGATTGATCCCGAACCTGAGAAAGCTGTCGCAACAACTGCGGGAAGGAAACTACCAACCGCAGGCAATCCGGCGACAGTGGATTCCCAAGCCGGGGAGCAGGGAACTGCGTCCTCTGGAGATTCCCACAGCTCGGGATCGGGTGGTGCAGACCGCATTACGCCAAGTGCTGGAACCAATCTTCGAACGGGATTTCGCCGAGCAAAGCTATGGTTTCCGTCCCGGGCGCGGCTGTAAGGATGCGCTACAGCGTGTCGATACGCTGCTCGAAAGCGGTTACACATATGTGGTGGATGCAGATTTGAAGAGCTATTTCGACACAATTCCCCACGATAAGTTGATGAATCGGGTCCGGGAGAAAATCAGCGACGGCCAGGTGCTGACGCTGATCGAGATGTTTCTGCGTCAACAGATTCTAGATGACCTTGCCGAATGGACTCCCGATCGTGGGAGCCCCCAGGGAGCGGTGATCAGCCCGTTGCTCAGCAACATCTATCTCGATCCCCTCGACCATTTGATGGCGGGAGCCGGAATTGAGATGGTCCGTTACGCAGACGACTTCGTGATTTTGTGTCGAACTCGGGAAGACGCCGAGCGAGCTTTGGAGATGGTGCGGCAGTGGACGGCGGAAGCCGGCCTGACGCTGCATCCGGACAAGACTCACATCGTCGACATGGCCGAGGGGAGCTTCGATTTTCTGGGTTACACTTTCCAGGGGCGTTATCGCTTCCCTCGAAAGAAAAGTCTCCAGAAATTCAAAGACTCCATTCGGCAGAAGACGAGGCGGACGAACGGGCATAGCCTTCAATGCATCATTGCACAGCTCAACCCGACGCTACGTGGCTGGTTCAATTATTTTCAACACTGCCAGCCTTCCACGTATACCATCCTGGATCAGTGGGTTCGCATGCGTCTGCGAAGTATACTTCGGAAACGTCGTAAAGGCAAAGGTCGCGGACGAGGACACGATCATTTACGCTGGCCCAATGCTTATTTTGCCGAACAGGGACTGTTCTCCTTGAAACAATCCCATGTTCTGGCCAGTCAATCCTCGCAGAGGTAA
- a CDS encoding right-handed parallel beta-helix repeat-containing protein — translation MKARILSTVCFVTLATVVLYLFSPADSHRLLSQEQTQPGGRSTGGKTVLDYGATGDGKTDDTAAIQKMVDASVGSLRFPRGRYRFTKPIVIDLTKVGPTSVSGDGTATILMEGAGPAFHFIGTHNGTASPKTVQPVVWEKERTPMVDGIEIVGKHPEAIGITATKTMQMTITRLVVRNALHGIHLFERNRNVAIDDCHLYQNEGVGIYLDRLNLHQVNISDSHISYNKQGGIVVRESEIRNIQIGNCDIEGNMGEETLPTANILFDISKGSLREGAIFGCTIQHTNNAPDAANVRFIGNGPQDPRKVGNFAIADNSMSDVAVNIHLKHARGITITGNTLWQAYEHNLLVEDSSYIVLGANLLDRNPDYRAPTKNANVFKDCQDCTLNALNIKSTLEVPAGLIVENCERMNITNCSIRECEHGGILLKNVRQSRISDCLITEAVGDFAIRVTGGQQNQVTDNLVSGAVEIDPGTAATNNLMLE, via the coding sequence ATGAAAGCGAGAATCCTGTCCACCGTTTGTTTTGTCACTCTGGCAACGGTCGTTCTTTATCTGTTTTCTCCCGCCGATTCTCATCGCCTGTTGAGTCAGGAACAAACGCAACCAGGCGGTCGTTCCACTGGGGGCAAGACGGTGCTGGATTATGGAGCCACCGGGGATGGCAAAACCGATGACACGGCGGCGATTCAAAAAATGGTCGATGCATCCGTTGGTTCGCTGCGGTTTCCGCGAGGCCGCTATCGCTTCACTAAACCGATTGTGATTGACTTAACGAAGGTCGGCCCGACTTCCGTTTCCGGAGATGGAACCGCGACGATTCTAATGGAAGGCGCGGGACCGGCGTTTCATTTTATCGGTACGCATAACGGAACCGCCAGTCCCAAAACGGTTCAGCCGGTTGTCTGGGAAAAAGAACGGACGCCGATGGTCGACGGCATCGAAATCGTCGGCAAACATCCCGAAGCCATTGGGATCACCGCCACCAAAACGATGCAGATGACAATTACGCGGCTGGTGGTGCGTAACGCCCTGCATGGGATTCACCTCTTTGAACGCAACCGGAATGTGGCCATTGATGACTGTCATCTGTATCAGAATGAAGGGGTCGGCATTTATCTGGATCGGTTGAACCTGCATCAGGTCAATATTTCCGATTCGCACATCAGCTACAACAAGCAGGGGGGCATCGTCGTTCGTGAAAGTGAAATCCGCAATATTCAGATCGGCAACTGCGACATTGAAGGCAACATGGGCGAAGAGACTCTCCCGACCGCGAATATTCTGTTTGATATTTCCAAAGGCTCGCTACGCGAAGGGGCGATCTTTGGTTGCACCATTCAACATACCAATAACGCGCCCGATGCGGCCAACGTACGGTTTATCGGTAACGGCCCCCAGGACCCACGGAAGGTCGGGAACTTTGCGATCGCCGACAATTCGATGAGTGATGTTGCCGTCAATATTCATCTCAAGCACGCCCGCGGGATCACCATCACCGGCAATACCCTGTGGCAGGCATACGAACATAATCTGCTCGTCGAAGATTCTTCATACATCGTGCTGGGGGCGAATCTGCTGGATCGCAACCCTGACTATCGGGCCCCCACGAAAAACGCGAACGTCTTTAAAGACTGCCAGGACTGCACGCTTAACGCGTTGAATATCAAGTCCACGCTGGAAGTTCCTGCCGGCCTGATTGTGGAGAATTGCGAGCGGATGAATATTACGAACTGCTCCATTCGCGAGTGCGAGCACGGCGGTATCCTGCTGAAGAACGTCAGACAGTCCCGCATTTCCGATTGCCTGATCACCGAAGCGGTCGGAGACTTTGCTATTCGCGTCACCGGCGGGCAGCAGAATCAGGTGACCGATAATCTCGTTTCCGGGGCAGTGGAAATCGATCCGGGAACAGCGGCGACGAATAATTTGATGCTGGAGTGA
- the rsgA gene encoding ribosome small subunit-dependent GTPase A: MAKKKGKKIRVAFKKNRQRKVRKNKLSSHQMDEQLDSQYMDASERLTGKGDLTRHRTVMGVEQETKDGTAIVIDIDESTCLKGRVIRSQGLNSVVQAEDGHRFDCTVRRLVRTMARDDRNAVVAGDHVLIRPDGDENQAVIERVEPRRSYLSRGSKRREHILVSNIDQAVIVVSADDPPLKPSLIDRFLISSEKGNIHSIICINKIDLVDPVEFQPLIGVYAQMGYDIVLTSVVDGTGIGRLRSLLKEKQTVFSGQSGVGKSSLLNQIDSRLSLETAEISQENRKGRHTTRSAVLLEIASGGWVVDTPGIRQLELWDVIPEEVEGFFREFHAFVPQCRFPDCSHTHEADCGVKRAVANDFISRQRYQSYLKIIAGDEPRPVYHQT, encoded by the coding sequence GTGGCAAAGAAAAAAGGAAAAAAAATCCGGGTTGCATTTAAGAAAAACCGCCAGAGAAAGGTCCGGAAGAATAAGCTCTCCAGCCATCAGATGGACGAGCAACTCGATTCGCAATACATGGATGCTAGCGAGCGTTTGACGGGCAAAGGAGATCTGACGCGGCACCGCACCGTAATGGGGGTAGAGCAGGAGACCAAAGACGGAACCGCAATCGTCATCGACATTGACGAGAGTACCTGTCTCAAAGGCCGTGTGATTCGATCTCAGGGATTAAACTCGGTCGTGCAGGCCGAAGACGGGCATCGGTTTGATTGCACGGTGCGTCGGCTGGTTCGCACAATGGCCCGCGATGACCGCAACGCCGTTGTTGCCGGCGATCATGTTCTGATCAGACCGGATGGGGATGAAAATCAGGCCGTCATCGAACGCGTGGAGCCGCGGCGCTCTTATCTTTCACGAGGCAGTAAGCGTCGCGAACATATTCTGGTGAGTAATATCGACCAGGCCGTGATTGTCGTCTCCGCAGATGATCCGCCGCTCAAGCCTTCGCTCATCGATCGGTTTTTGATCAGTTCGGAAAAGGGAAATATCCATTCCATTATCTGCATCAATAAAATCGACCTGGTGGATCCGGTTGAGTTTCAACCGTTGATCGGTGTATATGCCCAGATGGGTTATGACATTGTATTAACAAGCGTCGTTGATGGCACAGGCATCGGACGACTGCGATCCCTGCTCAAAGAAAAGCAGACCGTTTTTTCCGGTCAGAGTGGCGTGGGCAAGTCGTCATTACTGAATCAGATTGACAGTCGGTTGTCTCTCGAGACGGCCGAGATCAGTCAGGAGAATCGCAAGGGGCGGCATACAACGCGTTCGGCGGTCCTCTTGGAAATCGCCAGTGGGGGCTGGGTGGTCGATACGCCGGGCATTCGCCAGCTGGAATTATGGGATGTCATTCCGGAAGAGGTTGAAGGTTTCTTCCGCGAATTTCATGCGTTCGTTCCGCAGTGTCGTTTCCCCGATTGTTCTCATACGCACGAAGCCGATTGCGGCGTCAAACGGGCCGTCGCCAACGATTTCATTTCCCGCCAGCGTTATCAGAGCTATCTCAAAATCATCGCCGGTGACGAGCCGCGGCCCGTTTATCATCAGACCTGA
- a CDS encoding FHA domain-containing protein, with protein sequence MLGELNPCGGGDPIPLLSEVLLIGRRSRCDITLKFPNISSHHCQLEFLNGYWRVRDMNSRNGIKVNGERCDMKWLLPGDKLSIAKHEFEINYTPQSDEPPPEDENPFEMSLMEKAGLTRPEKRPSRPMAPPAKKPNEIVLPKDESTMTDEELGMKFLIDMDDDEEETSA encoded by the coding sequence ATGTTAGGTGAATTAAACCCTTGTGGAGGTGGCGACCCGATCCCGTTGCTTTCTGAGGTATTGCTGATCGGCCGCCGTAGTCGATGTGACATTACATTGAAATTCCCCAATATTTCGTCACATCACTGTCAGCTGGAGTTTTTGAACGGCTACTGGCGCGTACGCGATATGAACAGCCGTAATGGTATCAAGGTCAACGGCGAACGCTGTGATATGAAGTGGCTCCTCCCCGGCGACAAGCTTTCGATTGCCAAGCACGAATTTGAAATTAACTATACTCCTCAATCCGATGAACCGCCGCCGGAAGACGAAAATCCATTTGAGATGAGTCTGATGGAGAAAGCGGGGCTGACTCGACCGGAAAAACGTCCGAGCCGTCCTATGGCACCGCCTGCCAAGAAACCCAACGAAATTGTTCTGCCCAAAGATGAATCGACAATGACCGATGAAGAACTGGGTATGAAATTTCTGATTGATATGGACGATGACGAGGAGGAGACTTCCGCATGA